In Vibrio bathopelagicus, one DNA window encodes the following:
- a CDS encoding DUF1294 domain-containing protein yields MLSSSIQIAITYLVLVAVSVLFAESSKAVLVWYLVVGVVTFFVYAKDKRAAINGNWRVPEKTLHILSVAGGWLGALIAQDKLRHKTQKQPFRSIYWLTVAVNVAAFVWTLTPSGQAIFGRWLSDLVGYF; encoded by the coding sequence ATGTTGTCTTCATCTATTCAAATCGCGATCACCTATTTGGTTCTGGTGGCGGTATCTGTGCTGTTTGCCGAAAGTTCTAAAGCGGTGCTGGTGTGGTATTTAGTTGTCGGTGTGGTGACATTTTTTGTGTACGCAAAGGACAAGAGGGCGGCGATCAATGGCAATTGGCGTGTGCCTGAGAAAACCCTGCACATTTTGTCTGTTGCTGGTGGCTGGTTAGGGGCTTTGATTGCTCAAGATAAGCTACGCCATAAAACGCAAAAGCAGCCGTTCAGATCTATCTATTGGCTGACAGTGGCAGTGAATGTTGCGGCGTTTGTGTGGACGCTAACCCCGAGCGGGCAGGCGATATTTGGTCGTTGGCTTAGTGATCTTGTGGGTTACTTTTAA
- a CDS encoding Lrp/AsnC family transcriptional regulator: MDRFDERILQELKLDGRISNIELSERIGLSASATLRRVQDLERKGIIQGYRAVLDNGLMGVGFIAYVSIGLSSHSKSAQLEFEQHVSMEKEVVECHNITGANEYLLRVETKDLPGYKKFHADVLGECAQVQSITTMVVMDTPKDER; this comes from the coding sequence ATGGATAGATTTGACGAAAGGATATTGCAAGAGCTTAAATTGGACGGCAGAATCTCCAACATTGAGCTTTCAGAACGAATTGGTTTGTCGGCCTCTGCAACCTTAAGACGCGTACAGGATCTTGAGCGCAAAGGTATCATTCAAGGTTACCGCGCAGTTCTGGATAATGGCCTAATGGGGGTCGGCTTTATTGCTTATGTTTCGATTGGTTTATCGAGCCACAGCAAATCGGCTCAACTAGAGTTTGAACAACATGTCAGTATGGAAAAAGAGGTAGTGGAATGCCACAACATTACCGGAGCTAACGAGTACTTGCTGAGAGTAGAAACCAAAGATCTGCCGGGCTATAAGAAGTTTCATGCCGATGTACTTGGGGAATGTGCTCAGGTTCAATCCATAACGACCATGGTTGTGATGGATACCCCCAAAGATGAACGCTAG
- a CDS encoding alpha-amylase family glycosyl hydrolase produces MYNQKYAIYQVFTRLFGNKNTQHVPWGTIEQNGVGKFTDFTDKALSEIRKLGITHIWYTGVPHHAVINNYKHIGISDDHPSVVKGRAGSPYAVKDYNSVNPDLAENPEHRLEEFEALIQRTHDNGLKVIIDIVPNHVARHYEGLNNPEGVSDFGAHDDTALEYHRDNNFYYIPNSSFELPDIEPAFTPLGGEQHPSLRSPFIEMPAKWTGNCSRLAKPDFDDWYETVKINYGVRPDGSKDFPELPSDYAQRDHLDHYHFWKGVNVPDSWIKFRDITLFWLDKGVDGFRYDMAEMVPVEFWSYLNSSIKMKNQDAFLMAEVYQPDLYRDYIHLGKMDYLYDKVDLYDGLKDIMQGKASTAIIPEIQQPMMDIEHHMLHFLDNHDEQRIASPEFVGNPNIAKPAMLVSALLSSSPTMIYFGQEVGEPGAEDAGFGQPSRTSIFDYIRVPQHQKWMNHGAFDGGLLNVNEKQLRHFYQKVMNFSLEHSSMTGDYQDLHQINNLSDSVYAFLRFDHQELTIVAANFSQHATESIHLTVPNDVIQKLKIADGNYLLDEHIEGVQRQVFTVEKGIGTFNIDLKPLASLVWVLSLGE; encoded by the coding sequence ATGTACAACCAAAAGTACGCCATCTATCAAGTATTTACGCGTTTATTTGGCAATAAAAACACCCAACATGTTCCGTGGGGCACAATAGAGCAAAATGGCGTCGGAAAATTCACTGATTTTACAGACAAAGCGCTGTCTGAAATTCGCAAACTCGGCATTACGCACATTTGGTACACCGGAGTGCCACATCACGCCGTCATCAACAATTACAAACACATTGGTATCTCAGACGACCACCCGAGCGTTGTAAAAGGCCGTGCGGGATCACCTTATGCCGTCAAAGATTACAATTCAGTGAATCCGGATCTCGCTGAGAATCCTGAACATCGATTAGAAGAATTTGAGGCACTAATCCAAAGAACTCACGACAACGGCTTGAAGGTGATCATCGATATCGTCCCCAACCACGTTGCACGTCATTATGAAGGCTTAAATAACCCAGAGGGAGTCAGTGACTTTGGCGCTCACGATGACACTGCGCTGGAGTACCACCGAGACAATAACTTCTACTACATTCCCAACAGCTCCTTTGAACTGCCAGATATAGAGCCAGCCTTTACCCCGCTTGGTGGTGAACAACACCCTAGCCTACGCTCACCGTTTATCGAAATGCCAGCCAAATGGACAGGTAACTGTTCACGCTTGGCTAAGCCAGATTTCGACGACTGGTATGAAACCGTGAAAATTAATTACGGCGTGCGCCCAGACGGCTCAAAAGACTTCCCTGAGTTACCGAGCGATTATGCACAGCGTGACCACCTAGACCATTACCACTTCTGGAAAGGCGTGAATGTGCCGGATTCTTGGATTAAATTCCGAGACATCACCTTGTTTTGGTTAGACAAAGGCGTTGATGGATTCCGCTATGACATGGCTGAAATGGTACCTGTCGAGTTCTGGAGTTACCTCAACTCATCGATAAAGATGAAAAACCAAGATGCTTTTCTGATGGCGGAAGTTTACCAACCAGACCTGTACCGCGACTATATCCATCTAGGGAAAATGGACTACCTATACGATAAGGTTGACCTTTATGACGGTCTAAAAGACATCATGCAAGGCAAGGCTTCAACGGCTATCATCCCCGAGATCCAACAACCAATGATGGATATTGAGCATCACATGCTGCACTTCTTAGATAACCACGATGAGCAACGCATCGCTTCTCCTGAGTTTGTGGGCAACCCAAATATTGCTAAGCCTGCAATGTTAGTCAGCGCGTTATTAAGCAGTTCACCGACCATGATCTATTTTGGGCAAGAAGTTGGTGAACCGGGAGCGGAAGATGCAGGCTTTGGACAGCCCTCACGTACATCTATATTCGATTACATCAGAGTGCCACAACACCAAAAATGGATGAATCACGGTGCATTTGATGGCGGATTATTAAACGTCAACGAAAAGCAACTACGTCACTTCTATCAGAAGGTAATGAACTTTTCGCTTGAGCACTCTTCAATGACTGGTGATTATCAAGACTTACACCAAATCAACAACTTGAGTGATTCTGTTTACGCATTTCTGCGCTTTGACCACCAAGAGCTCACCATTGTTGCTGCAAATTTTAGCCAACACGCCACTGAGAGTATTCACTTGACGGTTCCAAACGATGTCATCCAAAAGCTCAAAATAGCGGATGGAAATTATTTACTTGATGAACATATTGAAGGCGTTCAACGACAAGTATTCACCGTTGAAAAGGGCATTGGTACTTTTAATATCGACTTAAAGCCGCTCGCATCTTTGGTTTGGGTATTATCGTTGGGAGAATAA
- a CDS encoding GntR family transcriptional regulator has translation MTINPVNKTEVAYHQLEKMIIFRELEPGSMVSEKQLAESLGVGRTPVREALQRLSYERMAEIHPRRGIQIPPISIESQLKILEVRRDIEALCVRYAAARATIDEKQQMMQLASELEMCAQNEDDLKYAELLKEIHIVLVKAASNEYLELAMAPLQGLSRRFWFAYKNQTSDLTQASSLHAAVLRAVSHTDAEEAVLASHRLNDYLTDVAYRSITARN, from the coding sequence ATGACGATAAATCCCGTAAATAAGACTGAAGTTGCTTATCACCAATTAGAGAAAATGATCATCTTTCGTGAGCTTGAGCCGGGAAGTATGGTGAGTGAAAAACAGTTAGCAGAAAGCCTTGGGGTAGGCAGAACACCAGTAAGGGAAGCATTGCAGCGTTTGTCTTATGAAAGAATGGCGGAAATACACCCAAGACGTGGTATTCAGATCCCACCGATTTCAATCGAAAGTCAGTTGAAGATCTTAGAGGTTAGGCGTGATATTGAAGCGCTTTGTGTTCGTTATGCCGCAGCAAGGGCAACCATTGATGAAAAGCAGCAGATGATGCAGTTAGCATCGGAGCTCGAAATGTGCGCGCAAAACGAAGATGATTTGAAATACGCAGAGCTTCTCAAAGAAATTCATATTGTGTTGGTAAAAGCTGCAAGCAACGAATACCTAGAGTTGGCTATGGCTCCTCTACAAGGTTTATCACGCCGCTTTTGGTTTGCTTACAAAAATCAAACATCCGATTTAACGCAAGCTTCTTCACTGCATGCAGCAGTGCTCAGAGCTGTAAGCCATACCGATGCAGAAGAAGCGGTATTAGCATCTCATCGACTAAATGATTACCTGACTGATGTTGCTTACCGAAGCATTACGGCTCGTAACTAA
- a CDS encoding mandelate racemase/muconate lactonizing enzyme family protein, with amino-acid sequence MKNTVIKRVELYAVADRDAPPIPWADNQEPLLYTNNIVRIICNDGTEGVGATISYTENDFDRCIVEAMRTIVPGLIGKNPLMTEELNTWLQARCSWGGLPAKSPIDIAAWDIKAKKANMPLYMLLGGARHKIRSYASSPMFDSVEEYYPYIDDCIEHGFTAIKLHCYCVYEKDVKLVNAIQERYGNSDIRFMLDTATFYTPAEAMKMAKLMDGYNWEWLEAPVSDYDYKTYQRLVDKTDLEISSHGNCLLTLQEVTYALGNGFWSDVRQDATVCGGITQLNKCFAIAEGHSKNLEIQSMGYTITQAANLHVALAHHNCKFFEQFYPYESFELASHTQIRTDKEGFVHAPEGNGLGVDMDWDAVKEASILSYVFE; translated from the coding sequence ATGAAAAATACTGTGATCAAGAGAGTTGAGCTATACGCTGTTGCTGACCGTGATGCCCCGCCTATTCCTTGGGCGGACAATCAAGAACCCCTACTGTACACCAATAATATTGTTCGAATTATTTGTAACGACGGTACAGAAGGAGTCGGCGCAACCATTAGTTATACCGAAAATGATTTTGACCGCTGCATCGTGGAAGCAATGCGCACTATCGTTCCTGGCTTGATAGGTAAGAACCCGTTGATGACAGAAGAGCTGAATACCTGGTTGCAAGCTCGTTGTTCATGGGGCGGCCTACCAGCTAAATCACCTATTGATATCGCAGCTTGGGACATCAAAGCAAAAAAAGCCAATATGCCTCTGTATATGTTATTAGGTGGGGCGCGTCATAAAATTCGTTCTTATGCTTCTTCACCTATGTTCGATAGCGTTGAAGAGTATTACCCATACATTGATGATTGTATTGAACACGGGTTCACCGCAATCAAGCTTCATTGTTACTGCGTTTATGAGAAAGACGTCAAGCTAGTTAACGCGATTCAAGAGCGCTACGGTAATAGCGATATTCGCTTTATGCTCGATACGGCAACGTTCTATACGCCTGCTGAAGCAATGAAAATGGCGAAGCTAATGGACGGTTATAATTGGGAGTGGCTAGAAGCGCCAGTTTCTGATTATGACTACAAAACTTACCAACGCTTGGTTGATAAAACTGATTTAGAAATTTCTAGCCATGGTAACTGCCTACTGACTCTTCAAGAAGTAACGTACGCACTGGGCAATGGATTTTGGTCGGATGTACGCCAAGATGCAACGGTTTGTGGTGGTATCACACAATTGAACAAGTGTTTCGCAATAGCAGAAGGCCATTCAAAAAATCTAGAAATTCAAAGCATGGGTTATACCATCACACAAGCGGCGAACTTACATGTCGCACTTGCCCACCATAACTGCAAGTTCTTTGAACAGTTCTACCCATATGAAAGCTTTGAATTAGCTTCTCATACTCAAATCCGTACAGATAAAGAAGGCTTTGTCCACGCTCCGGAAGGCAACGGCCTTGGTGTTGATATGGATTGGGACGCAGTTAAAGAAGCTTCCATTTTAAGTTACGTGTTCGAATAA
- a CDS encoding FAD-dependent oxidoreductase: protein MKDWQIIRRFEQLPDLPVLAEVDVLVIGGGAAGVAAAETAGTSGQDTWLIEKYGFCGGAAVAGLSGTICGMYMASDVENAQPEQVVFGFTERFRSELAKRGGVTGPQRYGKTFTVTHDPLIWREVADDLLEQANVTTLFHTAVTGVIMDEDTFKGVVIESNAGQSIILAKMIVDASGDAALIARAGMDYYFGDRGRIQNPTMFFRVADVDMDKYLDYYGEDTICPPKVTENILSANASGKFDLPRHKIWIFPTTRPNELMVNATRLAGQDGRMLNVIDPKDFTEAEVFGRRQVREYTKFLNQFVPGCERAYVVDTGVEVGIRQTRSIVGVEMLTNDDVVNCRKRSDGICRTPWPIELHSGDKPKLHWLLDDYYDVPYNTLVPVVGENIIVAGRCLSAEHEALASARVTAQCFEYGHAAGIAVVKAITENKRIRDLKGQDIRSVMINNGSAL from the coding sequence ATGAAAGATTGGCAAATTATTCGTCGTTTTGAACAGCTTCCAGACCTCCCAGTATTAGCAGAAGTGGACGTATTAGTGATCGGTGGTGGAGCCGCTGGTGTTGCAGCTGCCGAAACCGCAGGCACTTCCGGGCAAGATACATGGCTCATTGAAAAGTATGGCTTTTGTGGTGGTGCTGCTGTAGCCGGCCTTTCCGGCACTATTTGCGGAATGTATATGGCGAGTGATGTTGAAAATGCTCAGCCTGAACAAGTTGTGTTTGGTTTTACTGAGCGTTTTCGTTCTGAACTCGCCAAACGTGGCGGTGTAACAGGGCCTCAGCGTTACGGCAAAACCTTTACGGTTACTCACGACCCATTGATTTGGCGTGAAGTAGCAGATGACCTTTTGGAGCAAGCGAATGTCACTACGTTATTTCATACCGCTGTAACAGGTGTGATTATGGATGAAGACACCTTTAAAGGCGTAGTGATTGAGTCTAACGCTGGGCAAAGCATCATCTTGGCCAAAATGATTGTTGATGCATCTGGTGATGCTGCGCTGATTGCTCGTGCTGGTATGGATTACTATTTTGGCGATAGAGGTCGCATTCAAAACCCAACGATGTTCTTCCGTGTTGCAGATGTGGATATGGACAAATATCTCGACTATTACGGGGAAGACACTATCTGCCCACCCAAAGTGACAGAGAATATTTTATCTGCCAATGCGAGCGGGAAGTTTGACCTGCCTAGGCATAAGATCTGGATTTTCCCAACCACACGCCCGAATGAGTTGATGGTGAATGCTACGCGGTTGGCTGGCCAAGATGGGCGCATGCTAAATGTGATTGACCCTAAGGATTTTACTGAAGCAGAAGTTTTTGGTCGCCGCCAAGTACGTGAATACACCAAATTCTTGAATCAATTCGTGCCTGGTTGTGAACGTGCTTACGTTGTTGATACCGGGGTTGAAGTTGGAATTCGACAAACTCGTTCTATTGTTGGCGTCGAAATGCTGACTAATGACGATGTGGTGAACTGCCGTAAGCGCAGTGATGGAATTTGTCGAACGCCATGGCCTATTGAACTGCACTCAGGGGACAAGCCCAAGCTTCATTGGCTCCTCGATGATTACTATGACGTGCCTTACAACACTCTCGTACCTGTTGTGGGCGAGAATATTATTGTAGCGGGGCGCTGTTTGAGTGCTGAGCACGAGGCCTTAGCTTCTGCCCGAGTCACCGCTCAATGTTTTGAGTATGGGCATGCAGCGGGGATCGCTGTAGTGAAAGCCATTACCGAAAATAAACGTATCCGAGACCTAAAAGGTCAAGATATTCGCAGTGTCATGATCAACAACGGCAGTGCACTTTAA
- a CDS encoding LysR family transcriptional regulator — MPNTNQLLLFLDVVQQGSFTKAATLHDMDNSSLSKQIKKLEQDLGVQLLNRSTRSFSLTSAGEDILAQTYVLKDTINQIQGIADSYQSEPKGVLRITSPIYFGQQYLQPIITQFMRKYPDVQIVLSLDDKIANIIAGQFDIAFRFSKLVESNLIAKKIADSNFMLVASNDFVKQHGEPKTPQDLLTLPAVIYTNGDMTVDHLRISEEPHGNTFQSLTIRGNYKVSDVRTMVSCVKDGLGYGFLDQSNLYASMKELGLVTLLPDYPISTIDTAIYAVYPHRKQTKLVKEFITTVQDYIGSPTIWEKMQEG; from the coding sequence GTGCCAAATACTAATCAGTTGTTATTGTTCTTAGATGTGGTTCAACAAGGGTCGTTTACCAAAGCGGCAACCTTGCATGATATGGACAACTCATCACTCTCTAAACAGATAAAAAAGCTTGAACAAGACTTAGGTGTTCAGCTGCTTAACCGTTCCACGCGCTCGTTCTCGTTGACATCGGCAGGGGAAGATATTCTCGCGCAAACCTATGTGCTGAAAGATACTATTAATCAGATCCAAGGCATTGCTGATTCATACCAGTCTGAACCCAAAGGCGTGTTGCGAATTACTTCTCCCATCTATTTTGGTCAACAGTACTTGCAACCTATCATCACTCAGTTCATGAGAAAGTATCCAGATGTTCAGATCGTACTTTCACTGGACGACAAGATCGCCAACATTATTGCAGGACAGTTTGATATCGCCTTTCGCTTCAGTAAGCTGGTGGAGTCGAATTTGATTGCGAAGAAGATAGCTGACAGTAATTTCATGCTGGTCGCCTCGAATGATTTTGTGAAGCAGCATGGTGAGCCGAAGACGCCACAAGATTTACTTACGCTACCTGCTGTGATTTATACCAATGGTGATATGACGGTCGATCATCTGCGTATCAGTGAAGAGCCGCATGGCAACACTTTCCAGAGCCTGACGATTCGTGGCAACTATAAGGTGAGTGATGTTCGCACCATGGTGTCTTGCGTAAAAGATGGATTAGGGTATGGCTTTCTTGACCAATCAAACCTATACGCTTCGATGAAAGAGCTCGGCTTGGTAACCTTGCTTCCGGACTATCCTATTTCCACTATTGATACCGCAATCTATGCCGTGTATCCGCATCGTAAGCAGACCAAACTTGTTAAAGAGTTCATTACCACAGTTCAAGATTATATTGGCTCTCCGACGATTTGGGAGAAGATGCAGGAAGGTTAA
- a CDS encoding c-type cytochrome, which produces MIKLNIKTQTLTLCIAALGSLSLSGFAQAAPNPMPEAAETCSGCHQADGKGMPNIAPMLAGLNADYLEDQLVLFSSGERQSAIMKGMADGVSDPAIRREVAEYFASLPSYEFSDLEQRGSQADIGNPYRKLVFQGDWDRNIPACATCHGPSGMGVDKFPRLASQHADYIQAQLNAWKSGTRKGDDLNMMGNIAGKLTDDEIKNLSYYFASFRY; this is translated from the coding sequence ATGATTAAGCTGAATATAAAAACTCAAACTCTCACGCTTTGCATCGCTGCTTTAGGAAGCCTTTCTTTATCCGGTTTTGCACAAGCAGCGCCTAATCCAATGCCAGAAGCCGCGGAAACCTGCAGTGGTTGCCACCAAGCCGACGGGAAAGGCATGCCAAACATCGCCCCAATGCTTGCAGGGCTCAATGCTGACTACCTCGAAGATCAACTGGTCTTATTCTCTAGTGGCGAGCGTCAAAGCGCGATCATGAAGGGCATGGCGGATGGAGTGTCTGATCCTGCTATTCGCCGTGAGGTTGCAGAATACTTCGCTTCATTACCTTCATACGAATTCAGCGATTTAGAACAGCGCGGCTCACAAGCTGATATTGGTAACCCTTATCGTAAGCTTGTATTCCAAGGCGATTGGGATAGAAACATTCCAGCTTGTGCAACTTGTCATGGGCCAAGTGGCATGGGCGTAGATAAGTTCCCTCGCCTAGCAAGCCAGCACGCCGACTACATTCAAGCGCAGCTCAACGCTTGGAAAAGCGGCACTCGCAAGGGTGATGATTTGAACATGATGGGCAATATCGCCGGCAAGTTGACCGACGATGAGATCAAGAACCTGTCTTACTACTTCGCATCTTTCCGATACTAA
- a CDS encoding c-type cytochrome — MKTLLLITATLASGIAYAEGELPDRQTELPAVEKPQDNKYLVPRDLVDIPSGEFGDKVKLGYSLFVDSQQMRGTFVGNEQNCVNCHMQAGMKPNAAPLWGAYMAYPAYRKKNDKVNSYAERIQGCFTYSMNGLPPAVDSKEMVALTAYSYWLAMGGILDKNGMQDTPVPEISDADLQVGGKAESFPLPEELLSKYPIDDRSKLAGRGYPKIANPEQGPSIARGEKVYQTSCQTCHGQNGEGIKGADGRSYFPPLWGENAFNWGAGMHRINTAAYFIYENMPLGKSQQLSIQDAWDVAAFVNSHERPQDPRYKGDVAGNAKRYHNHQGYYGKEVDGHVLGSKAYPSGDKVIGGH, encoded by the coding sequence ATGAAAACATTACTTTTAATTACCGCAACCCTTGCCTCTGGAATCGCTTATGCCGAAGGTGAGTTACCCGATCGCCAAACCGAACTACCAGCGGTCGAGAAACCTCAAGATAACAAGTATCTGGTGCCACGAGACTTGGTCGATATCCCTTCTGGGGAATTTGGCGACAAAGTTAAATTGGGCTATTCACTGTTTGTTGACTCACAACAGATGCGCGGTACGTTCGTTGGCAATGAACAAAACTGTGTCAACTGCCACATGCAAGCGGGCATGAAGCCCAATGCAGCACCGCTTTGGGGCGCATACATGGCCTACCCTGCTTACCGTAAGAAAAACGACAAGGTAAACAGCTACGCAGAGCGTATTCAAGGCTGTTTCACCTATTCAATGAATGGCCTGCCACCAGCAGTGGATTCAAAAGAGATGGTCGCACTGACGGCTTATTCCTACTGGTTGGCGATGGGCGGTATCTTAGACAAGAACGGCATGCAAGACACGCCGGTTCCTGAGATTAGCGATGCTGACTTACAAGTCGGTGGTAAAGCTGAAAGCTTCCCTCTACCTGAAGAGCTGTTAAGCAAATACCCAATCGATGACCGCAGCAAGTTGGCAGGCCGTGGCTACCCTAAGATTGCTAACCCTGAACAAGGGCCGTCAATAGCGCGTGGTGAAAAGGTTTACCAAACCAGCTGTCAAACGTGTCATGGTCAAAATGGCGAAGGCATTAAAGGAGCTGATGGTCGCTCTTACTTCCCACCATTGTGGGGCGAAAACGCGTTTAACTGGGGCGCTGGAATGCACCGTATAAACACAGCGGCTTATTTCATTTACGAAAACATGCCGCTTGGAAAGAGCCAACAGCTTTCAATTCAGGATGCATGGGATGTGGCAGCTTTCGTCAACAGCCATGAACGCCCACAAGACCCACGATACAAGGGTGATGTTGCAGGCAATGCTAAGCGTTACCACAACCACCAAGGTTACTATGGTAAAGAAGTAGACGGTCATGTACTGGGTTCAAAAGCTTACCCAAGTGGTGACAAGGTGATCGGCGGACACTAA
- a CDS encoding LysE family translocator, which produces MPLEQLSALALFAFVSTFTPGPNNIMLMTSGANVGFARTIPHMLGIALGFAAMLLLVGFGLMGIFNAYPVSHQILKYLSLTYLVYLAIKIALSGKAKSNEAYKPMTFIGAASFQWVNPKGWSMALTAISVYSSGSSWWELAIIAAIFTLANLPSVTFWTAAGKQLQHWLTTPVRIKSFNYGMAGLLLASTIPML; this is translated from the coding sequence ATGCCTTTAGAACAACTTAGCGCACTTGCCTTGTTTGCGTTTGTCTCGACCTTCACGCCGGGTCCAAATAACATCATGCTAATGACATCAGGTGCCAATGTTGGCTTTGCCCGTACTATTCCGCACATGCTTGGGATAGCTCTGGGATTTGCCGCAATGTTGTTGTTGGTTGGCTTCGGCTTAATGGGCATTTTCAACGCCTACCCTGTCTCTCACCAAATATTGAAATACCTGAGCCTGACTTACCTTGTGTACCTTGCAATTAAGATAGCATTGAGTGGTAAAGCCAAAAGCAACGAAGCTTATAAGCCGATGACCTTCATTGGCGCGGCAAGTTTTCAGTGGGTAAACCCTAAAGGTTGGTCAATGGCACTGACTGCGATTTCAGTGTACAGCAGCGGTAGTTCATGGTGGGAGCTTGCGATCATTGCGGCGATATTCACGCTAGCCAACTTACCATCAGTGACATTCTGGACGGCAGCAGGCAAACAGCTACAACACTGGTTAACAACACCTGTACGCATCAAAAGCTTTAACTACGGTATGGCGGGCTTGCTGTTAGCGTCGACCATTCCGATGCTTTAA
- a CDS encoding BCCT family transporter, with protein MKGLERTNLDQMAIAVSLVIVAAVSLFFLSDTENAISIANNIFTLIAYNFGTPILWYAFGLVIIAAFFICSKYGHIRMGNEKPEFSTFAYITMMALAGVGSGTVYWAFLEWSYYIKTPPFNIAADSIEATEWAVTYSLHHWGITAWAIYAITAIPVMYSFYIRKNNSLKISDIVRSMIKNPTLAKVVGRVIDITYPIAIVFGLIIVLALGVPIISAAVSLLFGIENTLILKLSMVAVVALLLTLSSFLGIEKGMQKISSFGTYFVVGLAIYLLVFGPTQFILENTSSSIAIWAQNFIKMSLYTDAIQQSKFPQSWTAYFWAYWMIFIPLMCVFVTKVSKGRTIREVIVCMIGGGTAGIAALFSIVGSFMMKTQLDGKVEISKMVAEGNASQAIVNSLNTLPMSSLILVVFIISTFLLLVTTMDGSVFTVSCNTQKKLDEHANPSIPLKIFWCLIIVAIPAVFISVDAPVSSMQSAILIFALPILLLTSFMLMKMFGYMREDYGHLSAEEIKAMHVIDNEVAVIETPEEVESQPVTN; from the coding sequence ATGAAAGGACTAGAACGAACTAACCTCGACCAAATGGCCATTGCGGTTTCTTTGGTTATCGTTGCTGCAGTATCACTCTTTTTTTTAAGTGATACAGAAAATGCGATTAGTATTGCAAATAATATATTTACCCTGATTGCCTATAACTTTGGAACCCCCATTCTTTGGTATGCCTTTGGGTTAGTAATCATCGCCGCTTTTTTCATATGCTCAAAATACGGCCATATTCGTATGGGTAATGAGAAGCCGGAGTTTTCCACTTTTGCCTATATCACCATGATGGCACTGGCTGGCGTAGGCTCTGGAACAGTATATTGGGCATTTTTAGAGTGGTCTTACTACATCAAAACGCCACCTTTCAATATTGCAGCAGATTCTATCGAAGCCACAGAATGGGCTGTAACTTATAGCTTGCATCACTGGGGAATTACAGCTTGGGCTATTTACGCCATCACAGCGATCCCTGTCATGTACTCATTCTATATCCGCAAAAACAATTCATTGAAAATCAGCGACATTGTGAGGTCGATGATTAAAAATCCGACGCTTGCCAAAGTAGTCGGTCGAGTGATTGACATTACTTACCCTATTGCAATCGTGTTTGGTTTGATCATCGTTTTAGCGTTAGGGGTGCCAATTATTTCGGCTGCTGTATCGCTACTGTTTGGCATTGAAAATACCTTGATTTTGAAACTGTCGATGGTAGCGGTTGTTGCCTTACTACTGACGTTGAGCTCATTTTTAGGCATTGAGAAAGGGATGCAAAAAATCAGCAGCTTTGGTACCTATTTTGTCGTTGGCTTAGCAATCTACTTACTTGTTTTTGGGCCTACTCAGTTTATTTTAGAAAACACCAGTTCTTCTATCGCGATCTGGGCACAGAACTTCATCAAGATGAGCTTATACACAGACGCCATTCAACAATCGAAATTTCCTCAATCTTGGACTGCTTATTTCTGGGCATACTGGATGATTTTCATTCCCTTGATGTGTGTGTTTGTAACTAAGGTTTCGAAAGGTCGTACTATCCGCGAAGTTATTGTTTGCATGATAGGTGGCGGGACGGCAGGCATTGCTGCACTCTTCTCGATTGTTGGATCATTCATGATGAAAACTCAATTGGATGGTAAAGTTGAAATCAGCAAAATGGTGGCAGAAGGTAATGCAAGCCAAGCGATTGTTAACTCGTTAAATACTTTACCAATGTCATCGCTTATCTTGGTGGTATTTATCATCTCGACGTTCTTATTGTTGGTCACGACAATGGATGGCAGTGTGTTTACGGTTTCTTGTAATACTCAAAAGAAATTGGATGAGCACGCTAATCCATCAATCCCACTAAAAATATTTTGGTGTTTGATTATTGTCGCTATTCCTGCGGTGTTCATCAGTGTCGATGCGCCGGTTTCTTCGATGCAGTCAGCTATCTTGATTTTTGCTCTGCCAATACTACTCTTGACTAGCTTTATGCTGATGAAAATGTTCGGCTATATGCGTGAAGATTATGGTCACTTAAGCGCAGAAGAAATCAAGGCAATGCATGTTATTGATAATGAAGTTGCCGTGATTGAGACTCCTGAAGAGGTCGAATCACAACCTGTGACTAACTAA